The Gossypium hirsutum isolate 1008001.06 chromosome D06, Gossypium_hirsutum_v2.1, whole genome shotgun sequence genome contains the following window.
atttgtttgttttttatttcaccaaaattaccattttgccattcaatggctttattttatgattttttcctTAACTTGCCGCCCCACCTTTTTAATTTTGGTATAATTGTTTCTTAAGTCCTTCCTCATTTATTAAtcaagtcatttaatcacttaaatattataattagcaagttttgcacccttttcaatttagtcttttttaattaattaactatcgaaatgttaatttttttgaacggaactttaataccaccttaatggcactccgtaaatatttataaaaatattttcgccttggtttatagaaatgaggtcccgatacctcattttctaaaaccatttgaacttaataaatcattataaaacataaattaccaaatcaaaaacatttttaaaaccatatttgacatttaatatttacgaacttactcgcaGGATTTTGTGGCCTCGAAACTACTGTTTTCGACACTACTCAAAAATCAAGAtattataataacattcaatatatagatattttcattaaattagtAGTTAAAAAAGTCTAGATTTCTGTCTTCCTAAATCTAGTAAAACTCTACTTGCTAGCACGTTTTCCACTACTTGTTAGCACGtcttaactttttttcttttcctttcttcctttTCGAGTTTATTTGGCCTTGTtcatttttgtgttttgtggaagaGACCCTTGCTGGTCTGTCCATAAGAAAGGAGGAGGCGGCGGCGATGATTCCACTGGGTTTAGAGGGACCAGATGGTGGGGTGTCCTATGAGCATTGTTTTGTGGGCTCCTTTCTGACATCAAGTGTGATTAATTTCCCATCAATGAAAGTGACATTGGCGAATGTATGGCATCCGATTGGAGGCATTTCAATTTCTGACTTGAACGAGGGTCGCTATCTCTTTCGATTGTATCACAAGGTAGATGTGGATAAGATTGAGGCTGGTGGTCCGTGGACTTTTAAGTCTCATCTTCTTGTTATGCATCGTCTACGGGGCAGGGAAGATCCTATGGTTTCTCTTGTTACCATTGATTTCTAGATTTTAGTTCTAGACTTGCCCCATGTAGAAGACGTGCCAACAGACGTTAAAGCCATCGTCATAAAGGAGCAACGATGGTAAGAGAAGATTTCTTTCATTCTAAGTCTGAAGTGTTTGTTTTCTGTTTTGAAAACTCCGAGGAGCTCAGAAATCTACGAAGGTTGGACGAAATGAGAGACATTTGTGAAGCGAGTAAGGGTTTTCAACTCCTATAGAGAAATACCACCAGTACGTTGGAAGCGGATGATTTTGCAGGGAAGATTGAAGGACTTGGGTTTTTTGTTTGCGTTTTGTTTTGAAGTTTTTTGTCTTTTTAGGTTTTTCAGTTTAGTGCTTTAAGTTTTTTCAGTCTTTTTAGGGATACTCGATGCACCACCCATTAGCAGCAATAGGCTTCTGCCAGCTGACTGTTGGGCTGAAATGTTGCAAGGTTTAGGATTGTGTTTCATCCTTTAATCTTCTATTTTAATGCATCgattgattttatttgaaaaaaaattgtaagtaaatcctttcctatatatatatatatatatattaaagttagTTTCTAAAGGGAAATGATTAATATACCATTTGGTATGTAgggtttttttgtttaaatttaatacatgagttttacttcaatgttcaatttggtacccaTACCAAACAAATGTGCCTAATGAATACTTGGCACGTatgttttaggaaaaaaaatataattacccACAAAACGATCTGATAAAACTGTTACCCCACATTACCTGACAACGATGACTTAAGTATGTAAATTACCACCCCAGATTGCCAAGCAACAATGGTTTCCAAATAATAACCTGACCATATGGTATGCCAACTAACTCGGCCCGACACCTAATAGGGtaaccaaatttcaatttcaatatacAATCTTATTCATGTTTATTCATTCTAATTTTCATCATCAATTTACCAATtcaatacataacttatatatatcaaCTGAATTTCACATATCAAGTAAATCATATAattttctattctattcaatttagtccttgcttcgatattcaattcaaatcatatcaattcagcccaaaaaatcATCAAGAACTCACCTCCAATTCCATATAATGCAAAATGATATAAATATGCAACAATTAAATGGTTCCCAAATCATAAAATTACAAACCGAAAATTTTGATCTACTTATCGACAACTTTGGATTTTCCTTTTCCTCTCAATGAATCTAGGTCGACGTTAGTTATGGATTAACATAAACACATAACACTATCAATAAACAACCAATTCATAATCAACTGCCagtttataaaaaattttcaatttattcaatttagtccctaaaattgagaCAAcgtaactttcaatttaaaactccaaattgaaatttgatttcacTATGGTCCATTAGAGACCtcctatttattatttatatagtaaattttacatttaatttagtTTAGTCATTATTATTTGAAACTATCAATTAgctttagaatttagtcctttttcacatctaagcttagaatctatcaatttaacacctaaagctttcaattctcaacaatggaacctttcaaaactttaacagtttcacaaattggtacatgagctggctaaatcaagctcccatgaccttaaatctataaaaattacaagaaactaaTTAGGGACCTACTTGAATTTTGAAGTTAAAAGAGCTTGAACCTACGAAAAtggcttcttcttcttgtttCTATCTTTGGTTCGGTTGGGGAAGAAGGTTTTCTCTTTCTCCCCACCAaatttcacacacatatataaaattaacttagttaattaggtatttaatcttaaattaatatataatacttAGTTTAATGATAATATGCTTACGCCATCCACTACCTAATCGGCACTGAGCTTTGTGCGGGGTTTTGTATGGGATTCGACTTTACATTCTAATTGAATTCATCTTATGTTCACCAATCAATGTAGGTAGAATGGTATTTCGTGCAATGAGGGACTGGAATCTTATCCTATTAGCTAAATTAGGATGGAGATTAATGGTGGAATCGGATGCACTATGGCCGAGGGTTGTTCATGCGAAGTATCTTTCATCTGGGAACTTTTTGGAGGCTATTAAACCTCTAAACTGTTCGCATACATGGAGAAGTATGTTGGCTGGTATAGAGGTGCTTAACAAGAGTCTTCGGTGCCGAATAGGTAATGGATCTATAGCGTGGTTTTAAAAAGGTGGCTTGTTAATTTTTAGTGCACTTTTGAACTCACAAGTCAGATGTTTTTCATTGCTTCTGTGGTGAAAAGCACTTTTGGAACCCCAAACTTGATGAAGAATGAGTTTTAAGTCGACCTCTAGATTGTATTTTGGAAGGGATCATAAGTCTTCTCCTGTTGCCGGTGGCAAATATGGCAGGCATGGAGAGAGAATTTTGTCAAATGAGAATCGCAAGAAGAGATTGATCAAAGAAGGTTATGGTCATATTGGAGATGGTACTTCGCATACATTGAGGGGCTTTTAGGCAACCAAGGAACTTTGATTGCAGTTTTTAGGAAGAGTTCATGATTCTGGATCTTTCTTTTTTGCCAACCGCTGAATGGTGGGTTTTGTGATGGGAAACTGGTGTTGGACTGTTGTTTGAATTTCAAAGGGATGTGTGTTTGTCTTCAACATTCCTACAAGACTGCAATGGAAAGGATTATGGAAAATCCGAGCTTCATGGAAATCTTTTAAGTAGATGAACATCATGTACATAATATCTCTAAAAACaagatttatttgaataatattacgaatataatataagaataataattaaaacacaaCATGAATCCACGAACATGTCCAAatctatataaaatattattaacctataaagttttataaaaatatacaatagcttaaataaaattaagacatTAAAACCAAACATGAGCATCacataaatacacaaattttctttttttatctagAAGTACATGCGTTCAACCCCTGTATGTTCATATGAACTTTTAAGAATCTTCTGAATACATAAAAgacctaaaataaaattaaaccttaCTCATGTCTAAATAAAACCAATTTCTAACAATCACACCCATGTCTGAACAACTAAATATTACACAAGGGGTTAAAGAGGATTACCAAATATCTTGTTTGATGAAGAGCCAATATAACTGaaaccaagaattacatcaaacagAGACTTCCAACGCATATCAATAAACAGTGAACCAGAGAACCTGACTTCAAAAGTCAAACAAGGATGGAGCTTTGAACCTATTTTAAGctccaacttttcatttttattgaaatattcaTGTCAGGCGTGTATCCGGACATGGATATAGAGATATGATCCACTAAATATATGAAAGCACgtgaaaaaattgaatatatccATGTCGAGCGCATATTCGTGTGTGACAATCATACCCAAGCCAAAATTACATAGCTTAAGAATATCATACCATTACTATATACCATATCCATGGGAGCTTTAAGCAGCACATAACAAGGACGAGTACAAACTACAACCATTGACAATGTCAATTAGGAAATAATGACCAAGACTACTTTCAAAAATATCAATCAATTTTGTTTTCCACCATTGAGGCCTTTGTGTTACCAGAGGAGTTTGACTGACTAACTGAATTTACATCCAGTTCTTCATTTCTCTTAGGAGAAGATAGTCTAGAACTAGACCATTCTTCTAAAGCTTTGTAGTGGAGCGAGTTCATTTTAATACAAGGCCGCCTCTCTCGTATGTATTTTTCAGCGGCTTTCCAGTTTTCCACAACGCCTAAAGCCACTAGTAATGCACACATCACAGCAACACTTCGACCATGGCCTAGAAGAAGGACGAATAATTAAAATACGTTCTGACTTCTGTATGAACTTTCACTTGCAAAGTAAGTTAAGAATATCTAATATCAGTACGTGAATCATATAAACAATGAGGCATTTCAAATCTCAAATATCCTGCAACAACTATACTTAAGTATCCTGCAACAACTATACTTAAGATTCATGGTTGATTGTGGCTTAGTTTCCAATTTTAAGTTTGTAGAAATTAACTCAAAGAAACACTAAATGCACTAAAAGTTGAGAATCCAAATACATTTAAGCAAATGCAAGTATATAAACAATAAAAGTGCAAGTCCCACGAATCTTGCAAATAGTCTTACTTAATAAGTTACAAAATATCATGCACATTTCAACTATGTTTCTGTGACTCTTCAGTTTATTTGAAGTAGCCATGTCTGACACAAATATGGACATCGGTATGGAGATATGACCCTCCAAGAATCCTCTAAGAACAtgaaaaaactatttttaaaaatgaatataTTCTATCAGATGCATACTCATATGTGATACACTAACTAAAACCAAGTAACATTGGAGCatttcaaattaataaaatcctcactaaagattcgcATTTATTTCTCTAATGCAAGAAAATTCACAAtgccttccttttttctttttctttcttttggaaATACTCATGTCCTACACATTTTCACACACAGGTATTTGATATTGCTCTCCAAAGACTttcaaaatacatggaaaaacttggaaaaaaatAGACCATACCCGTGCGGGACACATGCTTGTACCCGACACTCACACTCAAGTCCAAGCATCCTAGAGTTAATGGAAATAGTAGAGGCACCTCAAAatgaaatcaatttatatatcagcgggaaaaagaaaaaagggaaaaagggaaTGAATTAGAAGACGACAGCTGCTGGTTGGGATCAATTTTTATAAGTGGCTATGGAGAAAGTTCTAACATGACCTAATTCACAATCCCACTATTGAATCACTTTTAAATGATAATCAGATTATACCTTCATGTTTCAGCTACTAAAGACTCAGGACTAATCTCTACACATCTATTCAAATTGGAAAGGTTGAGATAAACTTGTTTTACCTCCAGCTAAGCTTAATTTGATGTATGGAAAATGTTTGTCCATGAATATATACAATAAGAGGTAGAGCCAAAAAAGGTCGTTGAACTCTATCCTAAAATGCATTTTCAAGCCCTCCAGCTTTCAGCACATTCAACCAAGAATATAAACTTGTTTAATGCAATCAGCCCATCATATATGAGTAATAGTGTATTAACTAGCTAAACTGGTACAATACCATAATAAAAGAAGTTTAACAGGATTAAATACATCCAAGTGAacaataaattttactaaaaaaaatgaattggTGGTAGTAGGCCTCCTGAAGCTGAATTGATGATTGAGCAGGTTAAATCTATCATAAATGCAGTGAATAGAAAACCAGACTGGACCAGCCAGTCAAACCAATTGAACCAGGATCCAGTAGCCTCTTCAGTTTGGATACTGCAAACCATACTCACCAACATGAACACACAAAGCAAGCACTTGAAACATAAATCAAGATCGGTATTTAAGCTAGCAATCAAAAACAATAATAAGACTTTACTTACTAGTAATAATAATGTCATCATAGGTAAAAGTTTAAGCTTTAATACAAGAATGCGACTACATTTAACCATACTCACCTAGATGAGCATACAATGCAAGCATATGAAACATAAATCAAGAAGCCATATTTAAactagtaataaaaaataataatactactCCACTTACTAGTAATAGCAATGTTACCATAGGTAAAAGCCTAAGCTTTAATACTAGTATGCAACCACATCGAACCATACTCACCTAGACGAAcatgcatttttttttaaatagaaaacaatAATTATAGTCCACTTACTAgtaataagaaaacaaaactcCATTTTAAAGCAAGCAAATTGAGCAGCAATAAATGAGAATAAACAGCGTCGATTCAGTTTTCAGAACATACCATAAGCACAATGGACGTAAACAGGCTGATTTCGAGCTCTCTTTCGACATGCCCACTTCACAGCTGATTCTATCTGGCGTGGCTGAGGTGCCCTTGTGTCCCAAGTAGGAACACATAAATATGAATGACCCTTGAACTCCTTTATTCTTGGGAATTCAGATGTGCAATCAATAATGGCAGGGTTACCAGGCGGCAATAAACGAGGTGAAGCAGGCCAACCACCAACATATAAACCCTCACATATTTGAGAGTAAGGTTCGTCACCAGTAAGGAACCTTCTCGCCATTGAAAAAGCTCTATTAAAATACAGATATGGGGAGAACATGATAGTGGACAAAATTGGGAAAGTCCCATCTGGGTTTTTGCCCAAAAGCATGGGAAGATCGATTGAAGGGTGAGAAGCAATTGAAACAAGCCATGAAATCAATGATGCATACAACAATGGTATTGCCAACACTGTGAACCCAAATCTACTGAAGAAGAGATATAATAACATCCATGCCGTTGCCTTCATAGCTATTAAGACTGATAAGCCTAAACCCATCTCTGATTCACAATCAGAAATCAAAAACGAGAAATTCCCAAATCAGAAATCGGAAATCggaaataatttgataatttcacaaatttctTTATCTTTAGGCTACGAAACTGAATATTCCTTTAATGCTATTGTGACTGATAAGTCCAACGCGAATGCAGGAAGCTTCCCTTGCCCTTTGCCGCTTTAAAAAGGAGTTTTTCTAGATGCCAATTGGCTTAATTTATAAGAGGAAAAAGTTACGcgtaaactataaaaaatagttacttttatttGAGTCGgattacattttaattaattatttttaaaatattatattttaatcgtttacattatcattttattacgAAATTGTTACTTTACCGTTAAATTTCATTACCTCCCTAACTACAGTCCTACATGACCGTCCAagtgggttttaaatgccaacttagatATCTAGTTGCTGggataaaaataagtttttaattaaataaatttaatttggactgtcATGTAGAacatccaagttgacatttaaaatccATTTGGACTGTCACGTAGGACCGCCGTTAAAGAGgtaataaaatttaacaatagAGTAATCACTTCGTAATAAAACAATAATGTAAGTGATTAATAcgtaatatttaaaacataagtgactaaaatgtaatataagacaaacaaaagtgactatttttatagtttaccctatttattattaatatatttaatatagtgatgaaatttcaatgaaattaaaattaaaatagtataataaatTATGGGGTGTTTGGTAAACataattttcgatttttttagttgatttggGCATAAATGGAGAATTGGTTAGTCAAATCCTCTCATTGTAATATTTggtgaataaatatttttaatagctTATTAAGTTAAAACCTCCAAAATAAAAAACGTTAGaatggataattttttttacaacggATTGGAAATGAGATATATGGAAGGACATATTTGATCATGTTTGCTAAAAAATTACTCTGTTTGCCACTatgtacaattatattgatacactaataatatttatcaatttccatAATGCTAATATTTACAAAGAAAGAActtaagaaatttgtttatttaaaattttaaaaatattcactaattaatttcgataatggatgttttaattcattggtaatagtgttttatttcaataatttcacctaataaaaattaaagtattataaaataaataaatacttaataataaaatgtataatgtctttatttatcattttacacaTATAAGCTTTCAGCTATCAGATAAGTTTTACcaaacaatttttaaatattagacTCATTTGGTCAAATCAGTTAATAAAATCAGTTGATCAAGCTAGTCACCACAATTAACAATCAACTATCAACCAATTACCAAACAAGACCTAAGATGTGGAATATTTAAAATgcgataaaaatatataaaataattaaaacatgtggTTGtcgtaaaaaataatatataaacattatgTGTAcggaaaataataatagtaataataataatgtgaacaccatataaatgatttttttatataaattgaatcaacataaaaaatatattaaatttgaaattttgaagtcaataaaattaaaattaaaatactataataaattatttaaaatatgaaataatttaagatgtaataaaaatatataaaataactaaaacatgtgggtgtcataaaaaaatatattatatataattcaaaatttacaaaaaataaattattgccGTCAACAGTGTGTACGGAAAATAAATCATTGATATCAATGATGTGtacgaataataataataataataataataataataatatgaatgatttttttatataaatcgaATCAACATAacaaattatgaaatatatgagATAATTTAAGACAAACAGAAAAATTACTTTTTGAAATAATTGAATTGTtgtgaaaattatataaaatataatacaatatgaatataacataaaaatcatttaaacacAAACACAAATATTATACATGTGAATATTGGTAGAGCCTGAAATTTTTTTGGGAGtcagaaattaaattgtatatctttatgatagtaaaaatacaattgaattattttaatagtttatatatttataattttcaaagggttaaatcaattttttattatttttgagagtagagtacaattttaccattattaatttaaaattttataaattataaagaacttaaattaaaattttacaattttagggGCCAATGCCCTATAtggaaaatatggagaaaaaCATCAGCGCAAATTAAATGTAGAATGAAAAGAAAcatgatataaaattaaaaattgaattgaataactaaaacaaataatatcacaaaaaaaaataacataaacatatataatataaatatataaatatatcaaattttacataaaattaattaaaatatgctacaagtctttgtactttttaaaaattaagaatttaatccttatatttttatttcatggaaGTTAGTCTCTCCactctttatattttaaaattcaggtgcAATTGTTaactttttttggttaaaatatgtataaatattacGATCAACCAAAATATGTGCAATACCCTTTTATGTCACATGAAACAGGGGCGAAGCCAAAAAATCGTTTtaggggccgaaattaaattgtaatttttacgatagtaaaaatgcaatatcactattttaatagtttatatgtttataaattttaaagaattaaatcaaatttttatcatttttagagagaaccaaagtataatttttatcttttattaatttaaaatttttaaagaacctaaataaaaaattctcatCTTACCAGTCCCCTAATTAAGCCAGAAGCTATTAACCACATCTTGATACCAATGAAAGTATTAAAAGAAAACATTGTTGGATTACTTTGAATCAATTGAGTACATCAAATGAGCTATCTAactaataaacaaatttaatccaTATTAATGGACACATTATTTATCTATAAAAGCAATACATCTTAAATCGAaacaatttattaaatcaaagagtaaattatcGGATAACCAATAGCAAACACCACATTATTACTAGTTGAATGTTGCCGTCATTGTTGGTGTATTGCTGGTTGGGTCAATCATAAGATCAGCTGAGTatccatatttaatatttatagcttTATACTTAGACACGTTTTGGTCCAATGAGTCTTTTATCGAATGCCAATCAATTTCTCCTTCACTTACTTCATTAATCTCACTATACACCTGcaatttatattcaaaacataaataattatttgaatttttaaaatgttaaatattaaaaaattatattaattttatattatttataattgaatttaactgAAAATTTCTTATATTTACTTCATGAATGTGgtgaagtttatatatatatataattcaggtTGACTTTTGCCTAATTATTATgcaacaataattttttaaaattgttataataaatcaagatttgattaaagaattttaattgaacttaataaaatatatttatttaaatttaattaaaatatatattaatataaaataaattttaaaatttaaattgtattttatttatttaaaaaataaataaattaactcaagtatattatattaaaaaataaattaatttttttattaaaaattttatatatttttacgattaAAAACTGGTCtatatatgtaatataatatGCACGTAACATGTCATGCGccattatttaattattccaTTAGtcacattaatttttaattatttaattattccaTTGGCCACATTAATTTTTAACggtacaaataaaaaaaatggattgaaaatgaatgaatatgatACCTTGTTAAGCTTGGGCTGATCTTCGCTGTTGCTCCAGGCAATAATCCACCTAACCTTATCTCCGACAAGATACGAAACAGCTCCGACTGAACCTACTGAGTCTCCCGAGTGCCTAAACTCACTTGCCGACTGATTTTGAGCTATAGTTTCCGGTGGATCTCCATATCCATGCCAATAAATTTGGTCTTCCAGCTTTAAATCCTGACCGTAAAGGTTCCGAAACTGGCACTGCGTAAAAAACTGAACCCCCATTAAATTTGACGACGACGGTGACGACAAAACTTCAGGATTGGCAGCCATGATTCTCGTGTCTGAGCTTCTGCTGGGAACCGAATTTCTACGTAGTAATGGGGACTGTGTCTGTGTGGGTGTAAAAAGAATCGAAGCTGCACGTCCGTATTTCACTGCTGGATTGGCAGCTGTCGTAGCTTTGTGGCTTTGGGCCGCTGTATTTCTATGAACACCCCTGGAAAATGGTGCTGCTACTGCTGGATTGATGGCAGCCATGGTTAAGagcttaatttctttttttgtttactGAAGTTCTACAACCTTGAAAGAGTATTTGGTTTTGATTGCTTTGTGCTTCCAAAGTTGTGTTTATATACTACTTTGTAGCTTGAACCGGCCATAACATGACATTGACGAGTATGTACTCTTttgattttatctatttttatacttaattaagtttatttttatatatattataattaatgatgCAATGCTACAAAACTGTATCaccacttaaaaataaaaaaatttaaagcataATATTAATGGCTCCCAATCACACCCATGTTTAACATATTGACAAAATTGGACCGTCACAGAAAGGTCCATCCTTATCTATTCATGTAAAAAGCAATGTGAAGTGCATGTTAAAAATACAAAccgaccattattattattttttatcacaGCCACCCATGTATAATTCATTTTGTTTTAcaatcaattatttattatatttcctACTTAATCAAGCAGAtaactcaaatttaatttttaatttttttaattaatatttattttttaaaacttagtaaaaattttaaaaaaaattccacaaGCCCTaaggattttgcaatttttcAAAGGTGgataagtaaaaatttaaaggttataACATTCTCAAAATTCttgtactatttatatatttaaaatttgtgatAATAGAATGTTGATAATGgtaatgtaacatctcgaaatttggggttagaagttttaagGTTTGTGATTAGGGTTAGTGAGCAGGTTGAGCAATTGGGTTTGCTTTCGTCCTTTAATGTCAGAATGGGCTTGTTAGTTCAATGGTTGGATGTGTGTTAATTTACTTTTGGGTTCTGGCTTCAAATCCTCATGTGTGTTTTGAggaagtaattttattttttaggtttgtttttaagttttgaaatatttatttattcttatttttattttatttttctgaaagAGGCTAAAATCGTTCTCACGTACTCTTCTCCCTCTCTGGCAGTTTAtgttctttttgttttcctcCTCCTTTCTCCTTTTCATTTTTGGTTGTTCTTTTAAACCATTGAACTTTTGTTTCTTCTTGCTTCTTCCGTTTTCGCATATTTTGTTATTGCTCATTGGTTAAGGGGTTGTTTGTCCTCGCATTTCCAACTGATTGGATTTTGAATAGGGTAAGTTTTAGAGTGGGTTAATGGTTTTTCTTGAGTTATAGGTTAACGTTTAGTTGATTCTTCTATATCGGTTTGGATTAGTTGTAAATTAGCATGTTGGTTTCTAGTTTTCAGAATTGGTGGAATTGCGACATTTTCGGTCAATCGTTGGTGTGTCAAGGAACGTTAATTAGGTGTTTTTCTGAACCCTTAGTAACTAGGGATTATGTTGCAGATGCTAATTCACGGTTCTTGGTCTGTTTCGGTGTGGTTtcgtggccacacgggcgtgagCCGTACACAGGCAGTTCACACAACCATGTGATATTGGGAATTAAGGTTTTTGGGTGAtttttggtgccacacggccgtgAGGCTACGATTTGAGGATTTTGTCAAATTTCTCATGGGCGTGTATTTTGGACACACGATCGTGCCCcttagccacatgggcgtgtgagactTCTACATGATCGTGCCTGCTCTGTACCTTATTTTGACAattttggacagtgagttacacgggctgctCGCACGGCCATGTAACTCGATCACACGAGCATGTACCTCCTCCACACGGGAGTATACAGCttgtacacgggtgtgtggaccCTACACAGGTGTGTAGA
Protein-coding sequences here:
- the LOC107942719 gene encoding uncharacterized protein; this translates as MGLGLSVLIAMKATAWMLLYLFFSRFGFTVLAIPLLYASLISWLVSIASHPSIDLPMLLGKNPDGTFPILSTIMFSPYLYFNRAFSMARRFLTGDEPYSQICEGLYVGGWPASPRLLPPGNPAIIDCTSEFPRIKEFKGHSYLCVPTWDTRAPQPRQIESAVKWACRKRARNQPVYVHCAYGHGRSVAVMCALLVALGVVENWKAAEKYIRERRPCIKMNSLHYKALEEWSSSRLSSPKRNEELDVNSVSQSNSSGNTKASMVENKID
- the LOC107955343 gene encoding uncharacterized protein, producing MAAINPAVAAPFSRGVHRNTAAQSHKATTAANPAVKYGRAASILFTPTQTQSPLLRRNSVPSRSSDTRIMAANPEVLSSPSSSNLMGVQFFTQCQFRNLYGQDLKLEDQIYWHGYGDPPETIAQNQSASEFRHSGDSVGSVGAVSYLVGDKVRWIIAWSNSEDQPKLNKVYSEINEVSEGEIDWHSIKDSLDQNVSKYKAINIKYGYSADLMIDPTSNTPTMTATFN